One window of Lycium ferocissimum isolate CSIRO_LF1 unplaced genomic scaffold, AGI_CSIRO_Lferr_CH_V1 ctg1686, whole genome shotgun sequence genomic DNA carries:
- the LOC132042653 gene encoding secreted RxLR effector protein 161-like, with the protein MNNYSARVVPIQKGDKFNLMQCPKNDVERKEMEPIPYSSIVGSLMYAQTCTRPDISFAVGMLGRYQSNPGIDHWKAAKKVLRYLKGTKDYMLTYRRSNSMDVIGYSDSDHGGCVDTRKYTFGYLFLLAEGAISWKSAKQSVIATSTMDVICGMF; encoded by the coding sequence ATGAACAATTATTCAGCAAGAGTTGTTCCAATTCAAAAAGGGGACAAATTTAATCTCATGCAGTGTCCAAAGAATGATGTAGAACGAAAAGAAATGGAGCCAATTCCTTACTCTTCTATTGTTggaagtttgatgtatgctCAAACTTGCACAAGACCGGATATTAGTTTTGCGGTCGGAATGCTGGGAAGATATCAGAGTAATCCAGGAATTGATCATTGGAAAGCTGCAAAGAAAGTTTTGAGGTACTTGAAAGGAACGAAGGATTACATGCTCACGTATAGGAGATCCAACAGTATGGACGTTATTGGATATTCGGATTCAGATCATGGCGGATGTGTTGACACTAGAAAGTACACTTTTGGTTACTTGTTCTTATTAGCTGAAGGAGCAATATCGTGGAAGAGTGCTAAGCAATCCGTCATTGCTACATCCACAATGGATGTAATTTGTGGCATGTTTTGA